One genomic segment of Ricinus communis isolate WT05 ecotype wild-type chromosome 5, ASM1957865v1, whole genome shotgun sequence includes these proteins:
- the LOC8268749 gene encoding protein STRICTOSIDINE SYNTHASE-LIKE 5, producing the protein MPTESTAESISKKFSWLCYTVTFSLIIPILAAILVYQLDSFESAPMPIHELTHPLPTPTMKNDHILKGSEFLGVGQLLAPEDIVYDTGSKVIYTGCVDGWIKRVTINDSVADSVVENWVHTGGRPLGLALGHRGEVIVADAYKGLLKISRNGAVELLTDEAEGVKFKLTDGVAVAEDGTIYFTDASHKYDLHDCMWDILEGEPHGRLLSYDPSTKKTQVLVHHLYFANGIAISPDQDYLVFSETPMGRCKKYYIHRNKKGRIEKFIDLPGLLDNIHYDGHGHFWIASATEITYFWKLAFRYPIVRKAAAIYLKYIGPIEAQKSGGVFVVSLEGKLISHYYDPKLILISCGVKIGNHLYYGSILNPYIIRLDLAKYPAYAATATT; encoded by the exons AGTTCTCATGGCTATGTTACACTGTCACTTTCTCACTTATAATCCCTATTTTAGCTGCTATTTTAGTTTACCAGCTCGACTCGTTTGAGTCAGCTCCTATGCCAATCCACGAGTTGACTCACCCTTTGCCTACCCCGACGATGAAGAATGATCACATCTTAAAAGGATCAGAGTTCTTGGGTGTGGGGCAGTTGCTGGCACCTGAAGACATTGTGTATGACACCGGGTCTAAGGTGATTTACACTGGTTGTGTAGATGGGTGGATTAAGCGGGTTACTATAAATGACTCGGTGGCTGACTCGGTCGTTGAGAATTGGGTTCACACTGGTGGTAGACCCCTTGGACTTGCATTGGGACACAGGGGTGAAGTTATTGTAGCTGATGCATATAAG GGGCTGCTTAAAATAAGTAGAAATGGAGCAGTGGAGCTGCTAACTGATGAGGCTGAAGGTGTAAAATTCAAGCTTACAGATGGTGTTGCTGTAGCAGAAGATGGAACCATCTATTTTACAGATGCTTCACATAAGTATGACCTTCATGATTGCATGTGGGACATTTTGGAGGGTGAACCCCATGGTCGTTTATTAAGCTACGATCCTTCTACTAAAAAGACTCAGGTTCTGGTCCATCACCTCTATTTTGCCAATGGAATTGCAATTTCTCCTGATCAAGATTACTTGGTCTTTTCAGAAACCCCAAT GGGAAGGTGTAAGAAATATTACATACACCGCAATAAGAAAGgaagaatagaaaaattcaTTGATCTGCCTGGATTACTAGATAACATCCATTATGATGGACATGGCCACTTCTGGATTGCGTCAGCCAcg GAAATTACATATTTTTGGAAGCTAGCATTCAGGTATCCAATCGTCCGAAAGGCTGCAGCAATATATTTGAAGTACATAGGACCCATAGAAGCACAGAAGAGTGGAGGGGTTTTTGTGGTGAGTTTGGAAGGGAAACTGATATCTCACTATTACGACCCTAAGTTAATACTGATTTCATGTGGAGTAAAGATTGGAAATCATCTTTACTATGGTTCCATCCTCAATCCCTACATTATCCGTCTTGATCTTGCTAAATATCCTGCCTATGCTGCCACTGCCACCACATAA
- the LOC8268750 gene encoding protein STRICTOSIDINE SYNTHASE-LIKE 5: MPSTNNNADTISRRSCSSWPSFFNFSLSLLVPLVAASVIFFQLDPFDPAPMPIHELTRPPANVLTKNAHILKGSEFLGKGELLGPEDIAFDSKSGLIYTSCAGGWIKRVTVNDSVTDSVVENWVNTGGRPLGLALGHGNEVLAADAFEGLLKINGDGGIELLTNEAEGIKFKLTDGVDIAEDGTIYFTDASYKYDLHDFMWDILEGKPYGRLMSFDPATKETKVLVRDLHFANGVAVSPNQEFVVFCETPMRRCRKYYIQGNKKGQIENFISLPGAPDNIHSDGHGHFWIALSSGNSAFVDLVYRYPFIRKFMAISIRFKGPVYSGNNAGLYVVDLEGNPIAHYYDHNLRMTSSGVRIGDHIYCGSIEAPYILRLNPTSI; encoded by the exons ATGCCTTCAACAAATAATAATGCTGATACCATCTCTAGGAGGAGTTGTTCCTCATGGCCATCcttcttcaatttttctttatcactGTTAGTACCTCTAGTCGCCGCCTCTGTTATCTTTTTCCAACTCGACCCGTTTGACCCTGCTCCTATGCCCATTCATGAGTTGACTCGTCCTCCGGCTAATGTGTTGACGAAGAATGCTCACATCCTCAAAGGATCGGAGTTCTTGGGCAAGGGGGAATTGCTAGGACCAGAAGATATTGCATTTGACAGCAAGTCAGGGCTCATTTATACAAGTTGTGCAGGCGGGTGGATAAAGCGAGTTACAGTCAACGACTCGGTGACTGACTCGGTCGTCGAGAATTGGGTTAACACAGGTGGTAGACCCCTCGGACTCGCCCTGGGACACGGAAATGAAGTTCTGGCAGCCGATGCTTTTGAG GGGTTATTGAAGATAAATGGCGATGGTGGAATTGAGCTGCTTACGAATGAGGCAGAGGGTATAAAATTCAAGCTCACAGATGGTGTAGATATAGCAGAAGATGGAACAATCTACTTTACGGATGCATCGTACAAGTATGACCTTCATGATTTCATGTGGGATATTTTGGAGGGCAAGCCTTACGGTCGGTTGATGAGCTTTGATCCGGCAACCAAAGAGACCAAAGTCTTGGTTCGTGATCTCCACTTTGCCAATGGAGTTGCAGTCTCGCCGAATCAAGAATTCGTAGTCTTCTGTGAAACCCCCAT GAGAAGGTGCAGAAAGTATTACATTCAAGGCAATAAAAAAGGGCAgatagaaaattttattagcctTCCTGGAGCACCTGATAACATTCATTCTGATGGACATGGCCACTTTTGGATTGCATTATCATCA GGAAATTCAGCATTCGTGGACTTGGTATATAGATATCCTTTCATCAGGAAGTTCATGGCAATCTCGATCAGGTTTAAAGGGCCAGTGTATTCGGGAAACAATGCTGGTCTTTACGTTGTGGATTTGGAGGGAAATCCAATTGCACATTACTATGATCATAATTTAAGAATGACTTCATCTGGTGTTAGGATTGGAGATCACATATATTGTGGTTCCATTGAAGCTCCCTATATTCTCCGTCTTAATCCGACAAGCATTTGA